In Fimbriimonadales bacterium, the following are encoded in one genomic region:
- a CDS encoding diacylglycerol kinase encodes MHRNLIKPFATAMSGVVYAFKTQRHMRFHLYAVVLIILLGIYMDLRLREMIVILFMVSFVVVAEMFNSAIEAVVDLAQPRYHPQAKLAKDMAAGGVLITSVTAVSVALLLLLGDARWEEIALHLTSPIRQTALTRTFLLGLLMLFALIVIFKGLGKRGQVFKGGLVSGHAAFAFFFAFYIVFLSGNMVVSSIAIVLAVMVAQSRWETKVHSLVELGLGAILGTGLAIVLFGFGAR; translated from the coding sequence ATGCATAGGAATTTAATCAAGCCTTTCGCCACGGCGATGAGCGGTGTGGTTTACGCTTTCAAGACCCAGCGCCATATGCGCTTTCATCTTTATGCGGTCGTTTTGATTATTCTTCTCGGGATTTACATGGACTTGCGTCTTCGAGAGATGATCGTGATTTTGTTTATGGTTAGTTTCGTTGTCGTAGCGGAGATGTTCAACTCTGCGATCGAAGCGGTCGTTGATTTAGCGCAGCCTCGATATCATCCTCAGGCGAAATTGGCGAAGGATATGGCGGCAGGAGGCGTTTTGATTACCTCGGTAACAGCAGTCTCCGTGGCATTGCTTCTTTTATTAGGAGATGCGCGTTGGGAAGAAATCGCCCTTCACCTCACCTCGCCGATACGTCAAACGGCGTTGACGCGCACATTTCTTTTAGGTTTGTTGATGCTTTTCGCGCTTATCGTAATTTTTAAAGGGTTAGGAAAACGCGGACAAGTTTTCAAGGGGGGGCTCGTGAGCGGACATGCCGCTTTCGCTTTTTTCTTCGCTTTCTATATCGTTTTTCTTTCCGGGAATATGGTTGTCTCTTCCATTGCGATTGTGCTCGCCGTGATGGTTGCGCAGAGTCGTTGGGAAACGAAGGTGCATTCTTTGGTGGAATTGGGTCTAGGGGCTATTTTAGGAACCGGTCTTGCGATCGTACTTTTCGGATTCGGAGCACGCTGA
- the ybeY gene encoding rRNA maturation RNase YbeY, whose amino-acid sequence MLESESQPPSEITVLLTNEEEIRELNRKFLGKNRPTDVLSFPSGGFPRENYLGDISICVPIAAMQAKTKKHSLEYELAFLAVHGGLHLLGYEDETENGYRKMMRKTMKVMRMIGLKNA is encoded by the coding sequence ATGCTCGAATCTGAAAGTCAACCTCCTTCGGAAATCACAGTCCTTCTGACGAACGAAGAAGAAATACGCGAACTTAATAGAAAGTTCCTCGGGAAGAACCGACCTACGGATGTGTTGAGTTTTCCATCGGGGGGGTTTCCGCGGGAAAATTATTTAGGCGATATTTCTATTTGTGTGCCGATTGCAGCAATGCAGGCGAAAACTAAAAAACATAGCCTCGAATACGAACTCGCTTTCCTCGCCGTACATGGGGGGCTGCATTTATTGGGTTACGAAGATGAAACGGAGAATGGATATCGGAAGATGATGCGAAAAACGATGAAAGTCATGCGAATGATAGGGTTGAAAAATGCATAG
- a CDS encoding RNA 3'-terminal phosphate cyclase, whose protein sequence is MHRATAIEIDGAHGEGGGSIIRTALCVAALTGQAVSIHNARGGLRKPGTNSVDLAISYILAQATKADVVAKLGGDVLHFAPKQRIAPVRERIDVTRIGKGSQSGSAVIVLQSLLTPLARAGAMSRVECRGGTHVPFSPTYEYFRLVTLRAMEKIGIYAVSSIESAGYNSRSAGEIMLEIEPSALNGFDFTRRGSEIGLHAVIVTSELQETVGLRGVARCNELSRKDGLNIRTEFVKLRSSTPGAAVTFAAECEKGFGGAQSLGERGKPIEEVVEEAYYAFVHWLNGEQGTDEFLADQILLPAVFSGSPCAYTTSRITSTLLTTAWVIKQMMPARITILGEEGEPGEVRISP, encoded by the coding sequence GTGCATAGAGCCACGGCAATCGAAATAGACGGCGCTCACGGTGAAGGGGGGGGCTCGATTATACGCACCGCTTTATGTGTGGCAGCTCTTACGGGGCAAGCAGTAAGTATTCACAATGCGAGGGGAGGGCTAAGGAAGCCGGGAACGAATAGCGTGGATTTGGCAATCTCTTATATCTTAGCGCAAGCGACAAAGGCGGATGTCGTGGCGAAATTGGGAGGAGATGTTTTACATTTTGCGCCGAAACAGCGTATAGCACCTGTTCGCGAGCGGATAGATGTAACGCGTATCGGGAAAGGTTCGCAGTCGGGGAGTGCGGTTATTGTATTGCAGAGTCTTTTGACGCCGTTAGCGCGTGCAGGGGCGATGAGCCGCGTGGAATGCAGGGGGGGGACTCATGTGCCGTTCTCGCCGACTTACGAATATTTTCGCCTTGTTACTTTGCGTGCAATGGAAAAAATCGGCATTTATGCTGTGTCTTCGATTGAATCTGCTGGTTACAATTCACGAAGCGCAGGAGAAATCATGCTCGAAATCGAGCCGAGTGCACTCAATGGATTCGATTTTACACGTCGTGGTTCGGAAATAGGACTGCACGCTGTAATCGTTACGAGCGAATTACAGGAGACGGTCGGGTTGCGAGGTGTAGCTCGCTGCAATGAATTGTCGCGCAAGGACGGATTGAATATACGAACGGAATTCGTAAAACTGCGCTCTTCCACGCCCGGAGCGGCAGTGACTTTTGCAGCAGAATGCGAAAAGGGATTCGGGGGGGCTCAGTCTCTGGGGGAACGCGGTAAGCCCATCGAGGAAGTCGTAGAAGAGGCATATTATGCTTTCGTGCATTGGTTGAATGGTGAGCAAGGCACAGACGAGTTTTTGGCGGACCAGATATTGCTTCCCGCGGTTTTTTCAGGAAGTCCGTGTGCGTATACGACTTCTCGAATCACGAGCACCTTATTGACGACGGCTTGGGTCATCAAGCAGATGATGCCGGCGAGGATTACGATATTAGGAGAGGAGGGCGAACCCGGAGAAGTGCGCATCTCTCCTTGA
- a CDS encoding hemolysin family protein yields the protein MRRLFKAIGKKQTYLSSGLFLISASSASAFDGSERSFLLSAGWSVSSAEAAGALFVILVLMILNALFHASEAALSGLKRAKIAEIEATEEREKLQHLYDNRQSYFATCTIGFQVARVGIITAAVLASPRIVAWFTGLEEISLGWLLASIFFVLFIVALVNLLFIELLFRGIARKNPERWGISLYRFLRFFYVLFYPFTWLVYRLESPIARRLGVGPLFSPPVLTEEDLWEFVEATEESGELIEDEREMLHSVIEFGDTVAREVMTPRTDIDAVEVTATPKEVARLIESTGHTRIPVYEESIDHIVGIVHAKDVLKALMEGNGTDLRKIIRPAYFIPESKDLHQLLREFRSGKTQMAIVQDEFGGTAGIVTLEDVVEEIVGDIMDEYDVEESGIQKTGENEWICDGRMHLEDVNDEIKANLESEEFDTIGGYVFGMFGRQPKVGESMRNGVWEFEVLETDGRRIKKVRIRRLSAQEGESA from the coding sequence ATGAGAAGGTTGTTTAAAGCAATTGGTAAAAAACAAACGTATTTAAGTAGTGGTTTGTTTCTCATAAGTGCTTCATCGGCTTCGGCATTCGATGGTTCGGAACGAAGTTTTCTCCTCTCTGCAGGTTGGAGTGTTTCTTCAGCAGAGGCGGCTGGCGCATTGTTCGTCATTCTCGTTCTAATGATATTGAATGCGCTTTTTCATGCTTCTGAAGCGGCTTTGTCGGGATTGAAACGGGCGAAAATCGCGGAAATCGAAGCAACCGAGGAAAGAGAAAAATTACAACATCTCTATGACAACCGTCAATCTTATTTTGCGACATGCACGATAGGTTTCCAAGTTGCGCGTGTCGGCATTATCACAGCGGCGGTTTTGGCATCGCCTCGTATAGTGGCTTGGTTTACCGGTTTAGAAGAAATTTCTTTGGGATGGCTTCTTGCGAGTATCTTTTTCGTGCTTTTTATAGTCGCTTTAGTAAATTTATTGTTTATTGAGTTGTTATTCAGAGGGATTGCTCGTAAGAATCCCGAGCGTTGGGGAATTTCTTTATATCGTTTTTTGCGGTTTTTCTATGTGCTTTTTTATCCTTTCACATGGTTGGTCTATCGCTTGGAGTCGCCGATTGCAAGGAGACTCGGTGTGGGACCATTGTTTTCCCCCCCAGTACTTACGGAAGAAGATCTTTGGGAATTCGTAGAAGCGACGGAGGAATCGGGGGAACTCATCGAGGATGAACGGGAAATGTTGCATTCCGTTATCGAGTTCGGAGACACGGTAGCACGCGAGGTCATGACGCCTCGCACGGATATAGACGCAGTAGAAGTAACTGCGACGCCGAAAGAAGTCGCTCGCCTCATCGAATCGACGGGGCATACGCGCATTCCCGTCTACGAAGAAAGCATAGACCACATCGTGGGCATCGTGCATGCAAAGGATGTGTTGAAAGCGTTGATGGAAGGAAATGGAACGGACTTGCGCAAAATTATCAGGCCTGCTTACTTTATTCCTGAAAGTAAAGATTTACATCAACTATTGCGTGAGTTTCGTAGTGGAAAAACGCAGATGGCAATCGTGCAAGACGAATTCGGTGGAACAGCGGGAATCGTAACCCTCGAAGACGTCGTGGAAGAAATCGTCGGTGACATCATGGATGAATACGACGTCGAAGAAAGCGGCATTCAAAAAACGGGCGAAAACGAATGGATATGCGACGGAAGAATGCATTTGGAAGACGTGAACGATGAAATCAAAGCGAATTTAGAAAGCGAAGAATTCGACACGATTGGCGGATATGTTTTCGGGATGTTCGGACGTCAGCCGAAGGTGGGCGAATCGATGAGAAACGGTGTTTGGGAATTCGAGGTTTTGGAGACGGATGGCCGTCGGATTAAAAAAGTTCGAATCCGACGGTTAAGCGCTCAAGAGGGCGAGAGTGCATAG